The following are encoded together in the Pygocentrus nattereri isolate fPygNat1 chromosome 3, fPygNat1.pri, whole genome shotgun sequence genome:
- the LOC108436088 gene encoding myosin-7-like isoform X1, whose amino-acid sequence MGDAIMAEFGAAAPFLRKSDQERLEAQTRPFDMKKECFVQDPEVEYVKASITSRDGDKVTVDTEFGKTVTVKECDVHPQNPPKFDKIEDMAMFTFLHEPAVLFNLKERYAAWMIYTYSGLFCVTVNPYKWLPVYNQEVVVAYRGKKRTEAPPHIFSISDNAYQYMLSDRENQSVLITGESGAGKTVNTKRVIQYFASIAATTGKKDSAMEKKGTLEDQIIQCNPALEAFGNAKTIRNDNSSRFGKFIRIHFGVSGKLASADIETYLLEKSRVTYQLKAERDYHIFYQILSQRKPELLEMLLITSNPYDYAYISQGETQVASINDADELIATDEAFDVLGFTQEEKNGIYKLTGAIMHFGNTKFKQKQREEQAEADGTEDTDKVAYLMGLNSADLIKGLCHPRVKVGNEWVTKGQNVQQVYYAIGALSKSVYEKMFLWMVVRINQSLDTKQPRQYFIGVLDIAGFEIFDFNTFEQLCINFTNEKLQQFFNHHMFVLEQEEYKKEGIEWEFIDFGMDLQACIELIEKPMGIMSILEEECMFPKASDATFKAKLYDNHLGKNPNFQKPRIVKGKPEAHFALVHYAGTVDYNIMNWLVKNKDPLNETVVGLFQKSTLKLLAQLFAGYAGADSASESGGKGGKGGKKKGSSFQTVSALHRENLNKLMANLRSTHPHFVRCLIPNETKTPGVMENPLVMHQLRCNGVLEGIRICRKGFPNRILYGDFKQRYRILNPAAIPEGQFIDNKKGAEKLLGSLDIDHNQYKLGHTKVFFKAGLLGQLEEMRDDRLALIITGIQARARGILSRIEFQKIVERRDSLLVIQWNVRAFMGVKNWPWMKLYFKIKPLLKSAEAEKEMANMKEEFTKLKEAYAKSESRRKELEEKMVTLLQEKNDLQLQVQSEQDNLSDAEERCEGLIKSKIQFEAKVKELTERLEDEEEMNAELTAKKRKLEDECSELKKDIDDLELTLAKVEKEKHATENKVKNLTEEMAALDEIIAKLTKEKKALQEAHQQTLDDLQSEEDKVNSLTKAKAKLEQQVDDLEGSLEQEKKIRMDLERAKRKLEGDLKLTQENIMDLENDKQQMEEKLKKKDFEISQLNSKIEDEQAVCAQLQKKLKELQARIEELEEELEAERAARAKVEKQRADLARELEEISERLEEAGGATAAQIEMNKKREAEFQKLRRDLEEATLQHEATAAALRKKNADSVADLGEQIDNLQRVKQKLEKEKTELKLELDDVVSNMEQIAKAKTNLEKMCRTLEDQMSEFRVKAEEGQRTINDFTMQKAKLQTENGELSRQLEEKDSLVSQLTRSKQSYTQQIEDLKRQLEEEVKAKNALAHAVQSARHDSDLLREQFEEEQEAKAELQRSLSKANSEVAQWRTKYETDAIQRTEELEDAKKKLAQRLQDAEEAVEAVNAKCSSLEKTKHRLQNEIEDLMVDVERSNAAAAALDKKQRNFDKVLAEWKQKYEESQSELESSQKEARSFSTELFKLKNSYEEALDHLETMKRENKNLQEEIADVTEQLGESGKSIHELEKIRKQLEQEKCEIQAALEEAEGSLEHEEGKILRAQLEFNQVKADIERKLGEKDEEMEQAKRNHQRVVDTLQSSLESETRSRNEALRIKKKMEGDLNEMEIQLSQANRQAAEAQKQLKGLHGHLKDAQLQLDDALRGNDDFKENIAIVERRNNLLQSELDELRSLVEQTERGRKLAEQELLDVSERVQLLHSQNTSLLNQKKKLEGDTSQLQTEVEEAVQECRNAEEKAKKAITDAAMMAEELKKEQDTSAHLERMKKNMEQTIKDLQHRLDEAEQIAMKGGKKQVQKLEARVRELENEVEMEQRRSSESVKGVRKYERRIKELTYQTEEDRKNLARLQDLVDKLQLKVKSYKRAAEEAEEQANSNLGKFRKLQHELEEAEERADIAESQVNKLRAKSRDPGSKVTQNTGLQEL is encoded by the exons ATGGGAGACGCAATCATGGCAGAATTTGGGGCTGCAGCTCCTTTTCTGCGTAAGTCAGATCAGGAGCGTCTGGAGGCCCAGACACGCCCCTTTGACATGAAGAAGGAATGCTTTGTGCAGGACCCTGAAGTTGAGTACGTCAAAGCCTCCATCACCAGCAGAGACGGAGACAAAGTCACCGTTGATACTGAGTTTGGGAAG ACTGTGACGGTCAAGGAGTGCGATGTTCATCCCCAGAACCCGCCAAAGTTCGATAAAATTGAGGACATGGCGATGTTCACCTTCCTGCACGAGCCTGCTGTGCTGTTTAACCTCAAAGAGCGTTACGCAGCCTGGATGATCTAT ACCTACTCTGGGCTTTTCTGTGTAACTGTCAACCCCTACAAGTGGCTGCCAGTGTACAACCAAGAGGTTGTCGTTGCCTACAGAGGCAAGAAGAGGACTGAAGCTCCTCCTCACATCTTCTCCATCTCTGACAATGCCTACCAGTACATGCTGTCAG acagagagaaccAGTCTGTCCTTATCAC TGGAGAATCTGGTGCTGGAAAGACTGTGAACACCAAAAGAGTAATCCAGTACTTCGCCAGCATTGCAGCAACAACTGGCAAGAAAGATTCAGCCATGGAGAAAAAG GGCACCCTGGAGGACCAGATCATCCAGTGTAACCCTGCCCTGGAAGCCTTTGGTAATGCCAAGACCATCAGAAATGACAACTCCTCACGATTT GGTAAATTCATTCGTATCCACTTCGGTGTCAGTGGAAAGTTGGCTTCTGCTGATATTGAGACCT ATCTTCTGGAGAAGTCTCGTGTCACTTATCAGCTCAAAGCTGAGAGAGACTACCACATCTTCTACCAGATCCTGTCTCAGAGGAAACCTGAGCTGCTGG AAATGTTGCTCATTACCAGCAACCCTTATGACTACGCCTACATCTCCCAAGGAGAGACACAAGTGGCATCAATCAATGATGCTGATGAGCTTATTGCTACTGAT GAAGCTTTTGATGTGCTGGGCTTCACTCAAGAGGAGAAGAATGGCATCTACAAGCTGACTGGTGCCATCATGCACTTTGGTAACACAAAGTTTAAGcaaaagcagagagaggagcaggCTGAGGCAGACGGCACTGAGG ATACTGACAAAGTCGCATACCTAATGGGCCTAAACTCTGCTGATCTGATTAAGGGTTTGTGTCACCCAAGAGTCAAAGTAGGAAATGAGTGGGTCACCAAAGGGCAGAATGTCCAGCAG GTGTATTATGCTATTGGTGCTCTGTCTAAGTCAGTGTATGAGAAGATGTTCCTTTGGATGGTTGTGAGAATCAACCAATCTTTGGATACCAAGCAGCCTCGCCAGTACTTCATTGGTGTGCTGGACATTGCTGGCTTTGAGATCTTTGAT TTCAACACCTTTGAGCAGCTGTGCATCAACTTCACTAATGAGAAGTTGCAGCAGTTTTTCAACCACCACATGTTTGTACTGGAGCAAGAAGAGTACAAGAAGGAGGGCATTGAATGGGAGTTCATTGACTTCGGCATGGACTTGCAGGCCTGCATTGAGCTTATTGAAAAG CCCATGGGTATCATGTCCATCCTTGAAGAGGAGTGCATGTTCCCCAAGGCCAGCgatgccacattcaaagctaAGCTTTATGACAACCACTTGGGCAAGAATCCCAACTTCCAGAAGCCCAGGATTGTGAAGGGTAAACCAGAGGCCCACTTCGCCTTGGTTCACTATGCTGGCACTGTTGACTATAACATCATGAACTGGCTGGTGAAGAACAAGGATCCCCTCAATGAAACTGTTGTGGGACTTTTCCAGAAGTCAACTCTGAAGTTGTTGGCCCAGCTGTTTGCTGGCTATGCTGGTGCTGACTCAG ctTCAGAATCCGGTGGAAAGGGTGGCAAAGGTGGCAAAAAGAAGGGTTCTTCATTCCAGACTGTGTCTGCACTCCACAGG GAGAACTTGAACAAGCTGATGGCCAACTTGAGGTCCACTCACCCACACTTTGTGCGTTGCCTCATCCCCAATGAGACTAAGACTCCTGGAGTGATGGAAAATCCCCTTGTCATGCATCAGCTGCGCTGTAACGGTGTGCTGGAAGGCatcagaatctgcagaaaggGCTTCCCCAACAGGATTCTCTATGGTGACTTTAAACAACG ttacCGTATCCTGAATCCTGCTGCAATTCCTGAGGGACAATTCATTGACAACAAAAAGGGTGCAGAAAAACTTCTTGGCTCTCTGGACATTGATCATAACCAGTATAAGTTGGGACACACAAAG GTGTTCTTCAAGGCAGGTCTTCTTGGTCAACTTGAGGAGATGCGAGATGATCGACTTGCCCTTATTATCACTGGTATTCAGGCCAGAGCTCGTGGTATTCTATCAAGAATTGAATTCCAGAAGATTGTAGAAAGAAG GGATTCTTTGCTGGTAATCCAGTGGAATGTCCGTGCTTTCATGGGTGTCAAGAATTGGCCCTGGATGAAGCTGTACTTCAAGATCAAACCTTTGTTGAAGTCAGCCGAGGCTGAGAAAGAAATGGCCAACATGAAGGAAGAGTTCACAAAGTTGAAGGAGGCCTATGCTAAATCTGAATCTCGCAGGAAGGAACTGGAAGAAAAGATGGTGACTCTTCTCCAAGAGAAGAATGACTTACAGCTCCAAGTGCAATCT GAGCAAGATAATCTCTCAGATGCTGAGGAGAGGTGTGAGGGTCTGATCAAGAGCAAGATCCAATTTGAAGCCAAAGTCAAAGAGCTGACTGAAAGGctggaagatgaagaagagaTGAATGCTGAGCTAACTGCTAAGAAGAGAAAGCTGGAGGATGAATGTTCTGAGCTTAAGAAGGACATTGATGACTTGGAGCTTACTCTGGCCAAAGTGGAGAAAGAAAAGCATGCCACTGAGAATAAG GTTAAAAACCTGACTGAAGAGATGGCAGCTCTGGATGAAATCATTGCCAAGCTGACCAAGGAGAAGAAAGCTCTGCAAGAGGCCCACCAGCAAACACTGGATGACCTCCAAAGTGAAGAGGACAAAGTCAACTCACTGACAAAAGCCAAAGCCAAGCTTGAGCAGCAAGTTGATGAT CTTGAAGGATCCCTAGAACAAGAAAAGAAGATACGTATGGACCTTGAGAGAGCTAAGAGAAAGTTGGAGGGTGACTTAAAGTTGACCCAGGAAAACATTATGGACCTAGAGAATGACAAACAGCAAATGGAGGAGAAGCTGAAGAA GAAAGACTTTGAAATAAGTCAGCTAAACAGCAAAATTGAAGATGAACAAGCAGTATGCGCCCAGCTCCAAAAGAAACTGAAGGAACTGCAG GCCCGCATTGAGGAGTTGGAAGAAGAGCTTGAGGCTGAAAGAGCTGCTCGGGCCAAGGTTGAGAAGCAGAGGGCAGACTTGGCCAGAGAACTGGAGGAAATTAGTGAGAGGCTGGAGGAGGCTGGTGGAGCCACTGCTGCCCAGATTGAAATGAACAAGAAGAGAGAGGCCGAGTTCCAGAAACTGCGCAGAGACCTTGAAGAGGCCACTCTGCAACATGAAgctactgctgctgcactgaggaagaaaaatgctgaCAGTGTGGCTGATCTGGGAGAACAGATTGACAACCTTCAGAGAGTGAAGCAGAAGCTTGAGAAGGAAAAGACTGAGCTTAAGCTggaacttgatgatgtggtctCCAACATGGAGCAGATTGCGAAGGCAAAG ACAAACTTggagaaaatgtgcagaactttGGAGGACCAAATGAGTGAATTCCGAGTAAAGGCAGAAGAGGGCCAACGCACAATTAACGATTTCACTATGCAGAAAGCTAAGCTTCAAACTGAGAATG GTGAGCTTTCAAGACAGCTAGAAGAGAAAGATTCGTTGGTCTCCCAGCTCACTAGAAGCAAACAGTCATACACTCAGCAAATTGAGGACCTCAAGAGACAACTGGAAGAAGAAGTCAAG GCTAAGAATGCCCTGGCCCATGCAGTGCAGTCCGCTCGCCATGATTCTGACTTGCTTAGAGAGCAGTTTGAGGAGGAGCAGGAAGCCAAGGCTGAGCTGCAGCGCAGTCTCTCCAAAGCCAACTCTGAAGTGGCTCAGTGGAGAACCAAGTATGAAACTGATGCCATCCAGAGAACAGAGGAGCTGGAGGACGCAAA GAAGAAACTTGCTCAGCGTCTGCAAGATGCAGAGGAAGCTGTGGAAGCTGTCAATGCCAAATGCTCCTCTCTGGAGAAGACCAAGCACAGACTGCAGAATGAGATTGAAGATCTCATGGTCGATGTAGAAAGATccaatgctgctgctgcagctctggACAAGAAGCAAAGAAACTTTGACAAG GTTCTGGCAGAGTGGAAGCAGAAGTATGAAGAGTCCCAGAGTGAACTAGAGAGCTCCCAGAAGGAGGCCAGATCTTTTAGCACTGAACTCTTCAAGCTGAAGAACTCCTATGAGGAGGCACTTGATCATCTGGAGACTATGAAAAGGGAGAATAAGAACCTCCAAG AGGAAATTGCTGATGTCACTGAACAACTTGGTGAGAGTGGAAAGAGCATCCATGAGCTTGAGAAAATTAGGAAACAGCTGGaacaagaaaaatgtgaaattcagGCAGCCCTAGAGGAGGCTGAA GGCTCACTTGAGCATGAGGAGGGCAAGATCCTAAGGGCTCAGCTGGAGTTCAACCAAGTAAAGGCTGATATTGAGCGTAAGCTGGGCGAGAAGGATGAGGAGATGGAACAGGCCAAGAGAAACCACCAGAGAGTGGTGGACACTCTGCAAAGCTCTCTGGAGTCTGAGACTCGCAGCAGGAATGAAGCTCTCAGGATAAAGAAGAAGATGGAGGGAGACCTCAATGAGATGGAGATTCAGCTTAGCCAGGCTAACAGGCAGGCAGCAGAGGCACAGAAGCAACTCAAGGGTCTCCATGGGCATCTGAAG GATGCTCAACTGCAGTTGGACGATGCTCTCCGTGGCAATGATGATTTCAAAGAGAACATTGCTATTGTGGAGAGACGCAACAATCTGCTACAATCTGAACTAGATGAGCTGAGATCCTTGGTGGAGCAGACTGAGAGAGGCAGGAAACTGGCAGAGCAGGAACTGCTGGATGTCAGTGAGAGGGTCCAGCTGTTGCACTCTCAG AACACTAGTTTGCTGAACCAGAAGAAGAAACTGGAAGGTGACACTTCCCAGCTTCAGACTGAGGTAGAGGAGGCTGTCCAAGAGTGCAGGAATGCTgaggaaaaggccaaaaaagcCATCACTGATGCTGCCATGATGGCAGAGGAGCTGAAGAAAGAGCAGGACACCAGTGCTCACTTGGAGCGTATGAAGAAAAACATGGAGCAGACCATCAAGGACCTGCAGCACCGACTGGATGAAGCTGAGCAAATTGCTATGAAGGGTGGGAAGAAGCAGGTTCAGAAGCTGGAAGCCAGG GTGAGGGAGCTGGAAAATGAGGTGGAGATGGAACAAAGGAGGAGTTCTGAATCCGTTAAAGGTGTCCGCAAGTATGAGAGACGCATCAAGGAATTGACCTACCAG aCTGAGGAGGATCGTAAGAATCTGGCCCGCCTGCAGGACCTGGTGGACAAACTGCAGCTAAAGGTTAAGTCCTACAAGAGAGCTGCAGAGGAAGCT GAGGAACAGGCGAACAGCAACCTTGGAAAGTTCCGCAAACTGCAGCACGAGCTGGAAGAAGCAGAAGAGAGGGCTGATATTGCCGAGTCTCAGGTCAACAAGCTGAGAGCCAAAAGCCGTGATCCAGGCTCCAAGGTAACCCAAAACACTGGTTTGCAAGAACTATAG